The Candidatus Methylomirabilis tolerans region TGCATTGGGATCGAACAAGACTCCTTCCGCATCAGCAAACCGGATCCCGTGCTTCCGCACATTCGCTTCGGCCTTTGCCGGATCCCAGGTGATCGTCATATATGTATACTATGCATATTATGGTCCTGTCAAGCTGACCGGGCGCTGGGGTGGGATGGCGGCCTCACGTTGCGACTGAACGGCCGACAAGGTCGGCCCGATCCCAGCCGCTGGTCAGCTACCCTGTAGACGTCGCGCCGGTGCCCGATCTTGACAACGATTGCTACGAGAACATCGTCCTGGATTTCGTAGACGATACGGTATGAATCCTGTCGAAGTCGATACCTTTCCTGTCCGGACAACTTTTCGCATCCTTTCCCGCGTGGATCCTCCGCCAACGCCTCAAAGCATTTCAGGAGCCGGGAAACGTCCTTTTTCGAAATCCCTCGAAGATCCTTAGCAACTGATTGCTTGAATACCAGGCTAAATGTTCCCATGAGCTTTAAGGTCTCTTAAAAGCTCCTCGTAGGTCATCACGGGTTCTGCCTGTCGCTCGACGAAGGCAGCCAAGTCTTCTTGATCCTCGCGGAGGGCTAAGCGCACAGCGTCATTGACGAGATCGGACACGGTGCGCTGGGTATGGGCAGCCTTTATACGAAGGGCTCGATGCAGGTCCGGGCTGAAGTAGACTGTGGAACGCTTGGCAGACTCACTCATGATCAGCACCTCCATGAGCAAGAATGGCACTATAGCGTCTTGACGTCAAAACGCTATAGTGCCATCTATTCGCACAGCGAACATTCTGCCCGTAATCCGCCAGCCAACCGGGCACACGCGAGTGGGAACGGCGTGCAAGCCCGAACGGCTTGACGCGCCTTGTTCGGCGGCCTATCATCGTCCCTGGCGCCAGACGCTCATGCGCGCGCCCCCGAACTAGGGCTGCAGGATGGCCTCGGCATCGATCGTCACTGCCACGTCGTCG contains the following coding sequences:
- a CDS encoding CopG family transcriptional regulator, with protein sequence MSESAKRSTVYFSPDLHRALRIKAAHTQRTVSDLVNDAVRLALREDQEDLAAFVERQAEPVMTYEELLRDLKAHGNI
- a CDS encoding type II toxin-antitoxin system RelE/ParE family toxin gives rise to the protein MGTFSLVFKQSVAKDLRGISKKDVSRLLKCFEALAEDPRGKGCEKLSGQERYRLRQDSYRIVYEIQDDVLVAIVVKIGHRRDVYRVADQRLGSGRPCRPFSRNVRPPSHPSARSA